One part of the Lepeophtheirus salmonis unplaced genomic scaffold, UVic_Lsal_1.4 unplaced_contig_12135_pilon, whole genome shotgun sequence genome encodes these proteins:
- the LOC121130802 gene encoding uncharacterized protein: MKILYDELGSTLTIPKTHNPTPLSINSIFDIAEMLSTSLGPSGLDKIIQTKDSEIIVTNDGATILENLDSNAIFVTMDDNSPTIKASVNAVYKIILGLSKAQDDNIGDGTTSIVIIAAELLKRLFLLVEKGFNIMMIIRNLGKVISEIEAFLLDNYNEANFEKDAIFAAKNALYSKIVSFKRPSVLEETKKSFSIFRRSEETLESRNDISKICLDAINYSRRGNFLNLNNIKIISKPGASISKSIFIEGILINKSLAHPQMKKQSNGKIGLLAAPLELPKTKTKANFSIKTAEEFENYENYEKKYFARIIQTLKEKEINILLCQFGFEDELTSMLTENGILGVRWVGGTEMENTALLLGASIASQVDNIEGFPGEIKELNFGTEGEKMIEVTSGNKSEICTILVRGSTEMTIKESERSIHDALCGIRNLLTDNRIVYGGGAIENDIYNFLIKKSLSYPDHSETFVAFARAIQEIPRILLRNQGLNLNILQKLGNNVGITGDMKELGVFETVKSKLSQIRMAKEVACRLLKIDEMIFTD; encoded by the coding sequence atgaaaattttatacGATGAACTTGGAAGTACATTAACTATTCCTAAAACTCACAATCCAACACCTTTAtctattaattctatttttgatattGCAGAAATGTTATCAACATCTCTTGGGCCCTCTGGATTAGATAAGATAATTCAAACAAAAGATTCAGAAATTATTGTGACAAACGACGGAGCAACTATCCTTGAAAACTTAGACTCTAACGCAATTTTCGTTACTATGGATGATAATTCTCCAACAATCAAGGCAAGTGTAAATgctgtttataaaataattctcgGATTGAGTAAAGCACAGGATGATAATATTGGAGATGGGACTACATCAATAGTTATAATTGCAGCAGAGCTATTAAAAAGACTCTTCCTGTTAGTTGAAAAGGGTTTTAACATAATGATGATCATAAGAAATCTTGGGAAGGTTATTTCAGAAATTGAGGCttttttattggataattaTAACGAGGCAAACTTTGAAAAAGACGCGATATTTGCGGCTAAAAATGCCCTATATTCCAAAATAGTTTCTTTTAAAAGACCTTCTGTTTTagaggaaacaaaaaaatcattttcaattttcagaaGAAGTGAAGAAACTCTAGAAAGCAGGAatgatatttctaaaatatgtttagatGCTATTAATTATTCCAGAAGAGGAAATTTTCTcaatctaaataatattaaaatcatttcaaaacCAGGAGCATCAATTTCAAAGAGCATTTTCATCGAgggaattttaataaataaatctttagcACATCctcaaatgaaaaaacaatctAACGGTAAAATTGGTTTACTAGCTGCACCCCTGGAATTGCCTAAAACTAAAACTAAAGCAAACTTTTCCATAAAAACTGCAGAGGAATTTGAAAATTACGAGAACTATGAAAAGAAATACTTCGCAAGAATCATTCAAACGTTgaaggaaaaagaaattaacattCTCCTATGTCAATTTGGATTTGAGGATGAATTGACATCTATGTTAACTGAAAATGGAATATTAGGTGTCAGATGGGTTGGAGGAACTGAGATGGAAAATACGGCTCTTCTTCTTGGTGCTAGTATTGCTTCACAGGTTGATAATATCGAGGGTTTTCCCGGAGagataaaagaattaaattttggaacaGAAGGAGAAAAAATGATTGAAGTTACCTCTGGGAATAAATCTGAAATTTGCACAATACTAGTCAGAGGTAGTACAGAAATGACGATAAAAGAATCAGAGAGATCAATTCATGATGCTTTGTGTggaataagaaatttattaacAGATAACAGAATTGTTTATGGCGGTGGAGCaatagaaaatgatatttataactttttaattaaaaaatcattgagCTATCCAGACCATTCAGAGACATTTGTGGCATTTGCTCGTGCTATTCAAGAAATACCAAGAATTTTGTTGCGAAACCAAGGACTTaatcttaatattttacaaaaattaggaaataatGTAGGAATCACGGGTGATATGAAGGAATTAGGTGTTTTTGAAACAGTTAAAAGTAAATTGAGTCAAATAAGAATGGCAAAAGAAGTTGCTTGCAGACTtctaaaaattgatgaaatgatATTTACCGATTAA